In a genomic window of Methanosarcina horonobensis HB-1 = JCM 15518:
- a CDS encoding heavy metal translocating P-type ATPase gives MILEESMKPDHGKSAHEEHGAPGNGTSQPIPGRDKGIHGDIESMAEDMYRRLLVSIPLTLLILPYSMLVRELTGIELPVPFWLNPNVFMLLLATPVVFYGGWMFYVDAMHAIKNRIPNLAVLVTISVLSAYVFSVGATFFFKAETFYEAATVLMVFILGGHWLDLRARGSASSAIRALLELSPSMAKVIRDGKEMEISTAEVKVGDTVVVRPGDKIPVDGIVIEGESSVNEAMVTGESVPVHKISGSEVIGATINQTGSFKFKATKVGADTALAQIVQLVAAAQASKPPAQVLADRAAIWLTVAAIIFGPLTFIIWYFFANASLVFAFTLAVTVVVIACPDALGLATPMAIQVATTMTAQRGILFKSAVALEDSARLQAVIFDKTGTLTKGEPEATDVVTAPEVTESELIMIAASVEQGSEHPIAKAILQKAKGTAPLTASSFEAVTGQGIKAQVEGSTILMGNLSLMEDQKIAMGGIKTKAEELGKQGKTVIYISKDGRLVGLIAVADAPRPTSRETVQQLKALGIESIMLTGDNWATARRITTDLGIEKVFAEVRPDQKVDKVKEIQQEGKLVAMVGDGINDAPALVQADVGIAIGAGTDVALESADVVLMHSDPLDVIKVIAISKATRRKMIENLWYAAGYNLIAFPIAGGALYPSIGLLLRPEIAALTMAGSTLLVTINALLLNRTELD, from the coding sequence ATGATATTAGAGGAGAGCATGAAACCTGATCATGGAAAGAGCGCTCACGAGGAACACGGCGCTCCGGGAAATGGTACGTCTCAACCCATACCAGGAAGAGACAAGGGAATACATGGCGATATCGAATCCATGGCCGAGGATATGTATCGCAGGTTGTTGGTTTCAATACCCTTGACCCTGCTCATTCTACCTTACTCGATGTTAGTGCGAGAATTGACCGGAATAGAGTTGCCCGTTCCCTTTTGGCTGAATCCTAACGTCTTCATGCTTCTGTTGGCCACGCCCGTCGTCTTCTATGGTGGATGGATGTTTTACGTGGACGCGATGCATGCTATAAAGAATCGCATTCCAAACCTGGCGGTCCTGGTCACGATCTCTGTGCTCTCTGCTTATGTGTTCAGTGTTGGTGCTACATTCTTCTTTAAGGCCGAGACCTTCTACGAGGCTGCGACTGTGCTAATGGTCTTTATCCTGGGAGGTCACTGGCTCGACCTCAGAGCCAGAGGCAGCGCATCCTCAGCTATCCGTGCCCTATTGGAACTTTCACCTTCCATGGCCAAGGTTATCAGGGATGGGAAAGAGATGGAAATTTCAACTGCTGAAGTCAAAGTTGGCGATACTGTCGTGGTCAGGCCAGGCGACAAGATACCCGTAGACGGTATAGTCATCGAAGGAGAGTCTTCAGTGAACGAAGCCATGGTTACGGGAGAAAGCGTACCTGTTCATAAGATTTCAGGAAGCGAGGTTATAGGCGCAACTATCAACCAGACAGGCTCCTTCAAGTTCAAGGCCACGAAAGTGGGAGCTGACACCGCTTTGGCTCAGATCGTTCAATTAGTAGCTGCTGCCCAGGCATCGAAGCCTCCAGCGCAGGTATTGGCCGACAGAGCAGCTATATGGCTCACTGTGGCAGCTATAATCTTTGGGCCCCTTACCTTCATAATCTGGTACTTCTTCGCCAATGCGTCTCTGGTCTTTGCCTTCACTCTCGCTGTTACAGTAGTAGTAATAGCCTGTCCCGATGCCCTTGGTCTTGCCACTCCTATGGCTATTCAGGTAGCTACTACAATGACTGCCCAGCGAGGTATCCTTTTCAAAAGTGCTGTAGCTTTAGAGGACTCTGCCCGGCTGCAGGCCGTAATCTTTGATAAGACAGGAACGCTCACTAAAGGTGAGCCTGAGGCGACGGATGTGGTAACTGCTCCTGAAGTGACCGAATCCGAACTGATTATGATTGCAGCTTCTGTGGAACAAGGTTCGGAACATCCCATTGCCAAGGCGATACTTCAGAAAGCTAAGGGAACAGCCCCACTCACAGCAAGCAGTTTTGAAGCGGTAACCGGCCAGGGTATAAAGGCCCAAGTTGAGGGTAGTACAATTCTCATGGGTAATCTCAGCCTGATGGAGGATCAGAAAATAGCTATGGGGGGAATAAAGACCAAGGCCGAGGAGTTAGGAAAACAGGGTAAAACAGTGATTTACATCAGCAAGGATGGCAGATTGGTAGGACTTATCGCCGTGGCCGATGCCCCTAGACCCACCTCACGGGAAACCGTACAGCAGCTCAAGGCTCTCGGTATCGAAAGTATCATGCTCACCGGGGATAACTGGGCTACAGCGAGACGCATTACCACAGATTTAGGGATAGAGAAGGTATTTGCCGAGGTTCGGCCAGACCAAAAGGTTGACAAGGTGAAAGAGATCCAGCAGGAGGGCAAGCTGGTGGCTATGGTAGGAGACGGCATTAATGATGCCCCAGCGCTGGTACAGGCTGATGTGGGTATAGCCATTGGTGCGGGAACGGATGTGGCCCTGGAGTCTGCAGATGTTGTGCTTATGCATAGCGATCCCCTGGATGTGATAAAGGTGATAGCCATAAGCAAAGCTACCAGGCGGAAGATGATTGAGAACCTCTGGTATGCGGCAGGTTACAACCTCATAGCTTTTCCGATCGCCGGTGGAGCTTTATATCCTTCAATTGGGCTGCTGTTGAGGCCTGAGATTGCAGCCCTTACCATGGCTGGAAGTACTTTGCTAGTGACGATCAATGCCTTGCTTCTAAATAGAACAGAGCTCGATTAA
- a CDS encoding heavy-metal-associated domain-containing protein, which yields MKKAVVKVDWLLHPGDALAVEKHLRMHPGIKHVEVSPVSGVAIVEYDESLITVGGIQHIVAECGYHCRVFRPHDIRGEHET from the coding sequence TTGAAAAAAGCTGTGGTCAAGGTTGATTGGCTCCTTCATCCAGGGGATGCACTGGCAGTTGAAAAACATCTCCGTATGCATCCGGGCATCAAACATGTCGAGGTCAGCCCTGTAAGCGGAGTGGCTATTGTAGAGTACGATGAAAGCCTCATCACCGTAGGAGGAATTCAGCATATAGTGGCTGAATGCGGTTATCACTGCCGTGTCTTCAGGCCTCATGATATTAGAGGAGAGCATGAAACCTGA
- a CDS encoding SHOCT domain-containing protein: MVTIDGYMSDYGYGMMGFGGMLFGLLFWILIIVLAYLLIKRLLEQNKSRGEEKSALDIAKERYAKGEITEEEFEEIKRRLT; the protein is encoded by the coding sequence GTGGTTACAATAGATGGATATATGAGTGATTACGGTTACGGTATGATGGGGTTTGGAGGTATGTTGTTCGGACTCCTTTTCTGGATTCTTATAATTGTGCTAGCTTATCTACTAATCAAACGACTTCTTGAACAGAATAAGTCCCGGGGCGAAGAGAAGTCGGCACTGGATATTGCAAAGGAAAGGTATGCAAAAGGCGAAATTACTGAGGAAGAATTTGAAGAAATAAAAAGGCGGTTGACATAA
- a CDS encoding DUF2173 family protein, which translates to MDTKECDLSLDELLRFEGVMAAGIFSPDGKLVDYKANTEMPKEMAEMTAKFCGAVNMIFDALASAYAELYKMKWTPQHYWIYSGGEWTVIISGTRGVFVESAKAADIGKLLKGVAVCFTPLKQA; encoded by the coding sequence ATGGATACAAAAGAGTGCGATCTATCGCTAGATGAGCTTCTGAGATTTGAGGGCGTAATGGCAGCTGGGATTTTCAGTCCCGATGGAAAACTTGTGGATTATAAGGCCAACACTGAGATGCCCAAAGAAATGGCTGAGATGACAGCCAAGTTCTGCGGAGCCGTAAATATGATATTTGATGCTCTGGCAAGTGCTTACGCGGAGCTCTATAAGATGAAATGGACACCTCAGCATTACTGGATATACAGCGGTGGCGAATGGACTGTAATTATATCTGGAACAAGAGGAGTTTTTGTTGAGAGCGCTAAAGCAGCAGATATTGGCAAGCTCCTTAAAGGAGTAGCAGTGTGCTTTACCCCCCTTAAGCAAGCCTGA
- a CDS encoding methyltransferase family protein, with protein sequence MSTIQAYGLWPLVIVNSLIFIIFALSFMQPKTSRDWRSLGGFAAFIVALFTEMYGFPLTIYLLSGWLTDRYPGLDIYSHNSGHLWSDLLGMTGDPHLSPIHLFSYVLILGGLYLLSSSWSVLYKAQKNHELAITGPYAYVRHPQYVAFVLVMLGFLVQWPTILTLVMFPILVLVYKKLAKREERDTLAEFGEEYSRYMAKVPGFIPSLG encoded by the coding sequence ATGAGTACTATTCAAGCATATGGTCTCTGGCCTCTGGTCATAGTTAACTCTTTAATCTTTATTATCTTCGCCTTAAGTTTCATGCAACCTAAAACATCGCGCGACTGGCGTTCTCTTGGAGGATTTGCAGCGTTTATAGTTGCACTTTTCACAGAAATGTACGGTTTCCCTCTCACCATTTACCTGCTATCAGGATGGCTGACAGACCGCTACCCGGGGCTGGATATTTACTCTCACAATTCTGGACATCTCTGGAGCGACCTTCTGGGCATGACAGGGGACCCTCACCTCAGTCCGATTCATTTATTCAGCTACGTTCTAATCCTTGGAGGACTATATCTTCTATCTTCATCCTGGAGTGTGCTGTATAAGGCACAAAAGAACCACGAACTTGCAATCACCGGGCCGTATGCCTATGTGCGCCACCCTCAATATGTTGCTTTCGTGCTTGTTATGCTGGGATTTCTTGTACAATGGCCCACAATATTGACTCTAGTGATGTTCCCTATCCTGGTGTTGGTGTATAAAAAGCTGGCAAAACGGGAGGAGCGGGATACATTAGCGGAATTTGGCGAAGAATATTCTCGCTATATGGCAAAAGTTCCGGGATTTATACCAAGCCTTGGATGA
- a CDS encoding DUF2933 domain-containing protein, protein MNGASCNSRNNFIVKAIVLFGLATIAFYLLIEHKVHLLAYSSYIFFLAYILLHFFMCGRHGGHGEHGGHSGHGSGKHKLSDTEKGVERDAEVHEYTGQHGHGEHEHDKESLK, encoded by the coding sequence ATGAATGGAGCAAGCTGCAATTCAAGAAATAATTTCATCGTAAAGGCAATAGTGCTTTTCGGTTTAGCTACTATTGCATTCTATCTGCTGATAGAGCATAAAGTTCACCTGCTGGCATATTCCAGCTACATATTCTTCCTTGCTTACATCCTTCTTCACTTTTTCATGTGTGGAAGGCATGGGGGACATGGAGAACATGGAGGACATTCTGGGCATGGAAGTGGAAAACACAAACTTAGTGACACAGAAAAAGGAGTTGAACGGGATGCCGAAGTGCATGAATATACAGGTCAGCACGGACACGGGGAGCATGAACACGACAAGGAGAGTCTAAAATGA
- a CDS encoding class I SAM-dependent methyltransferase, translating to MEEKLTDEEKEYYSLTRKAFAALAPFYDIIAAPFSGVRDRVVSLTNAQEGAKILDVATGTGKQAFAFAEKGYETVGIDLSNAMLNVAKKKSKFKNARFEVADATNLPFEDNSFDVSCVSFALHDMPLSIRKKVLREMVRVTRTKGIIVVADYGLPESKISKFLIYHFTVLFEAEYYKDFVRSDLEPLLNRNRIKIIEKVTVLHGAGRILKGINNKL from the coding sequence ATGGAGGAAAAATTAACCGATGAAGAGAAAGAATACTACTCACTCACTAGAAAGGCGTTTGCTGCATTGGCTCCTTTTTATGATATTATCGCTGCACCTTTTTCCGGAGTGAGAGATAGAGTTGTGAGTCTTACAAATGCTCAAGAAGGTGCTAAAATATTAGATGTTGCCACAGGAACGGGAAAACAGGCTTTTGCGTTTGCAGAGAAGGGGTATGAAACTGTTGGAATTGATCTTTCTAATGCCATGCTTAACGTGGCCAAAAAGAAAAGTAAATTTAAAAATGCGAGATTTGAAGTTGCTGATGCAACAAATCTGCCATTTGAGGATAATAGTTTTGATGTTTCTTGTGTGTCGTTTGCTTTACACGATATGCCTTTGAGTATAAGAAAAAAGGTATTGAGAGAGATGGTCAGGGTAACCAGAACTAAAGGAATTATAGTAGTTGCTGATTATGGTTTACCAGAAAGCAAAATCAGTAAATTTTTAATTTACCATTTCACTGTTCTATTTGAAGCCGAATACTACAAAGATTTCGTTAGATCGGACCTTGAACCGCTGCTTAACAGAAATAGAATTAAGATAATAGAAAAAGTTACTGTATTACATGGAGCTGGAAGAATATTGAAAGGGATAAATAATAAATTATAA
- a CDS encoding ABC1 kinase family protein → MLEKAKRYLTITKVFLKYNLFSLLYKDIHRDYISNKECTCSVDLKNRSNAVKLRLAFEELGPTFIKLGQTLSKRSDLLPPTYVQELEKLQDRVKPLDFNIMRKSFETECICGMSEGGHVHSPVCYHCGDILDIFDDFDTKPIASASIGQVYEAFLKGKKVAVKIERPNLIDTINLDLAIIEDMKPILVKIIGTGKNFNFDAFLYEFREMLHRELDYRFEAINMKRMKENFKDVRDVIIPDAYMDYCRENILVMDYIEGIQIKDLTGVDQETKSRYARIIGSSYLKQVYLDGFYHADPHSGNIIARNSSVAFIDFGAVGTIDGELKRNMLDFFYAVYKKKVDMATDMFLRIGNLTEEDVDIRNLKRDMDDLIADQHYGAQGRKSDRYAILALKHDISLPAEFSTLERAVLLIEGVCLKLDLNYSIMNEAKSLISEAMKERYSPGKIVEGIQFEADEYLNTLKNIPIGIDDVIKTIRGYRIEKLQGKGDVIKKYRLLDEMSKNLFLAVVIIASAYLIIRGEGNISLLGIFGFAGGLLVGIYSVIHS, encoded by the coding sequence ATGCTTGAAAAAGCAAAAAGATACCTTACTATTACAAAAGTGTTCTTAAAGTACAATTTATTCTCACTTTTGTACAAAGATATCCACAGGGATTACATATCAAACAAAGAATGTACATGCTCCGTTGATTTGAAAAACCGCAGTAATGCTGTAAAACTCAGGCTCGCTTTTGAAGAACTCGGTCCCACTTTTATCAAACTTGGCCAGACATTGAGCAAACGTTCCGATCTGCTTCCCCCTACCTATGTACAGGAACTGGAAAAGCTACAGGATAGGGTCAAACCTCTTGATTTTAATATAATGCGAAAATCCTTCGAAACCGAATGCATATGTGGAATGTCGGAAGGAGGACACGTACATAGTCCTGTTTGTTACCACTGTGGTGATATACTGGACATATTTGATGATTTTGACACGAAACCCATTGCAAGTGCATCAATTGGGCAGGTTTACGAAGCTTTTTTGAAAGGCAAGAAAGTTGCCGTAAAGATTGAACGCCCGAACCTTATAGATACAATCAATCTTGACCTTGCTATTATCGAGGACATGAAACCGATTCTGGTTAAAATAATCGGAACGGGTAAAAATTTCAATTTTGATGCATTCCTGTACGAGTTTAGAGAAATGCTGCATCGAGAGCTTGACTACAGGTTTGAAGCCATAAACATGAAAAGGATGAAGGAAAACTTCAAAGATGTCAGAGATGTGATAATTCCGGATGCATATATGGATTATTGCCGCGAAAATATCCTGGTCATGGATTACATAGAAGGCATTCAAATTAAAGATTTAACTGGTGTTGATCAGGAAACAAAGTCAAGGTATGCAAGGATCATAGGTTCAAGTTATTTAAAACAGGTATATTTAGACGGATTTTATCATGCTGACCCGCATAGCGGAAATATTATAGCCCGGAATAGTTCCGTCGCATTTATTGATTTTGGAGCGGTTGGAACGATTGATGGTGAATTAAAGCGGAATATGTTGGACTTTTTTTATGCCGTATACAAAAAGAAAGTTGATATGGCAACTGATATGTTTTTAAGAATTGGTAACCTTACCGAAGAAGATGTTGACATTCGTAACCTTAAACGAGACATGGACGATCTGATAGCAGACCAGCACTACGGAGCCCAGGGGCGAAAAAGCGATAGATATGCAATACTTGCGTTAAAACACGATATCTCTCTGCCGGCGGAGTTTTCCACGCTGGAACGTGCTGTTTTGCTTATCGAAGGTGTATGCCTTAAACTCGATCTCAACTATAGTATTATGAATGAAGCAAAATCGTTGATATCTGAAGCAATGAAAGAGCGTTATTCTCCGGGAAAGATAGTGGAAGGTATCCAGTTTGAAGCTGACGAATATTTAAATACGCTTAAAAATATCCCTATCGGTATTGATGATGTTATCAAAACCATACGCGGATACAGAATAGAGAAGCTACAGGGCAAGGGCGATGTTATTAAAAAATATCGCTTGCTTGATGAAATGTCAAAAAATCTGTTTTTAGCTGTAGTAATTATTGCTTCCGCATACCTGATAATCAGGGGAGAAGGAAACATTTCTTTACTGGGTATTTTTGGGTTTGCAGGTGGGCTTCTGGTTGGGATATATTCAGTTATTCATTCTTGA